In Streptomyces puniciscabiei, a single genomic region encodes these proteins:
- a CDS encoding ABC transporter ATP-binding protein: MATVTFDKATRIYPGSTKPAVDSLDIAIEDGEFLVLVGPSGCGKSTSLRMLAGLEDVNGGAIRIGDRDVTHLPPKDRDIAMVFQNYALYPHMTVADNMGFALKIAGVNKAEIRQKVEEAAKILDLTEYLDRKPKALSGGQRQRVAMGRAIVREPQVFLMDEPLSNLDAKLRVSTRTQIASLQRRLGITTVYVTHDQVEAMTMGDRVAVLKDGILQQVDSPRNMYDKPANLFVAGFIGSPAMNLVEVPIADGGVKFGNSVVPVNREALKAASDKGDRTVTVGVRPEHFDVVELGGGAATALTKDSADAPAGLAVSVNVVEELGADGYVYGTAEVGGEVKDLVVRVNGRQVPEKGSTLHVVPRPGETHVFSTSTGERLSD; encoded by the coding sequence ATGGCCACTGTCACGTTCGACAAGGCGACCCGGATCTACCCGGGTTCCACCAAGCCCGCCGTCGACTCGCTCGACATCGCGATCGAGGACGGCGAGTTCCTCGTCCTGGTCGGCCCGTCGGGTTGCGGAAAGTCCACCTCGCTGCGGATGCTCGCGGGCCTGGAGGACGTCAACGGCGGCGCGATCCGCATCGGTGACCGCGACGTCACGCACCTGCCGCCCAAGGACCGGGACATCGCCATGGTGTTCCAGAACTACGCCCTCTACCCGCACATGACGGTCGCCGACAACATGGGCTTCGCGCTCAAGATCGCCGGTGTCAACAAGGCGGAGATCCGGCAGAAGGTCGAGGAGGCCGCGAAGATCCTCGACCTCACCGAGTACCTGGACCGCAAGCCGAAGGCGCTCTCCGGTGGTCAGCGCCAGCGTGTCGCCATGGGCCGCGCCATCGTGCGTGAGCCCCAGGTCTTCCTCATGGACGAGCCGCTGTCCAACCTCGACGCCAAGCTCCGGGTGAGCACCCGTACGCAGATCGCGTCGCTGCAGCGCCGGCTCGGCATCACCACCGTCTACGTCACGCACGACCAGGTCGAGGCCATGACGATGGGCGACCGGGTGGCCGTGCTCAAGGACGGCATCCTGCAGCAGGTGGACTCGCCGCGGAACATGTACGACAAGCCCGCGAACCTCTTCGTCGCCGGCTTCATCGGCTCCCCGGCGATGAACCTGGTCGAGGTCCCGATCGCCGACGGCGGCGTGAAGTTCGGCAACAGCGTGGTCCCGGTCAACCGGGAGGCGCTGAAGGCGGCCTCCGACAAGGGTGACCGTACGGTGACCGTGGGCGTCCGGCCCGAGCACTTCGACGTGGTCGAGCTCGGCGGCGGTGCGGCCACCGCCCTGACGAAGGACAGCGCGGACGCGCCGGCCGGTCTGGCCGTCTCCGTGAACGTGGTCGAGGAGCTGGGCGCCGACGGCTACGTCTACGGCACGGCCGAGGTCGGCGGCGAGGTCAAGGACCTGGTCGTCCGCGTGAACGGCCGCCAGGTCCCGGAGAAGGGCTCGACGCTGCACGTGGTGCCGCGGCCGGGCGAGACCCACGTGTTCTCGACGTCCACGGGTGAGCGTCTCTCCGACTGA
- a CDS encoding nucleotidyltransferase family protein: MTHPNAASRPTQAVVLAGGQGSRLRPYTDDRPKPMVEIPGTGTPIIGHQLTWLAEEGVTDVVVSCGHLAEVLQKWLDSADLPVSVTTVVETEPLGRGGGLKYAAARLPRPDRPWYATNGDIWTRFSLRDMADFHTERDAVATLALARPRIPWGAVKTDGFGHITDFIEAPPSTFEINAGVYVFSPEFAELLPERGDHERTTFPGLARERRLFGYPIPQGAYWRAIDTAKDLTEAAKELAALGR; this comes from the coding sequence ATGACCCATCCCAACGCCGCGTCGCGCCCCACTCAAGCCGTGGTCCTGGCCGGTGGCCAGGGCTCCCGGCTGCGTCCCTACACCGACGACCGGCCCAAGCCGATGGTCGAGATCCCGGGCACGGGCACTCCGATCATCGGCCATCAGCTGACCTGGCTCGCCGAGGAAGGCGTGACCGACGTGGTGGTCTCCTGCGGCCATCTCGCCGAGGTCCTGCAGAAGTGGCTGGACTCCGCCGACCTGCCCGTCTCCGTCACCACCGTCGTGGAGACCGAGCCCCTCGGCCGTGGCGGCGGCCTCAAGTACGCCGCCGCGCGCCTTCCCCGCCCCGACCGGCCCTGGTACGCCACCAACGGCGACATCTGGACCCGCTTCTCCCTGCGGGACATGGCCGACTTCCACACCGAGCGGGATGCCGTCGCGACCCTGGCCCTGGCCCGGCCGCGGATCCCCTGGGGTGCGGTGAAGACCGACGGGTTCGGGCACATCACCGACTTCATCGAAGCCCCGCCGTCGACGTTCGAGATCAACGCGGGCGTGTACGTCTTCTCGCCCGAGTTCGCGGAATTGCTGCCCGAGCGGGGGGATCACGAACGGACCACGTTTCCCGGGCTGGCCCGGGAGCGGCGGCTGTTCGGGTATCCGATCCCGCAGGGGGCGTACTGGCGGGCCATCGACACGGCGAAGGATCTGACGGAAGCGGCCAAGGAGCTGGCGGCCCTGGGGCGGTGA
- a CDS encoding peptidoglycan recognition protein family protein, giving the protein MRTEQRVRRGRRRVGPKKRTWIALGALVAGAGVTVATVAMAGSAGHGGASAASGPIKTHVHSLSLTGSSASLKALGARSTAPFSMVGVTWNGAHATLRGTVEVRTRSAVSGHWTPWLKMQQPDDVPDAAELNRPGVRGGMSPMWSGPSNGIQVRASGTGRTTALPAGLRVDLVDPGKPATGTTQDSGMDPAAYAMDATATDTATPTDSAAPTDTAADASGTPTATDSAAPTDTATATATDSASATPSTGTSASDSASASASTSASAPASPSASPSASPTSWPSQLPTMDQAYPSCPASSASPSPSSSPTPPDPMPAATTSTVAPPTVVTRAGWGADECARESGYPSYGSAVKVMFVHHTDTTNNYSCADSPAIVRGIYAEHLNQGWRDLGYNFLVDKCGTIFEGRFGGMALPVVGAQTYGFNTNSMGVAAIGTYTDLSGGDSTASTFPGATPSQAMLASIARIAAWKFGMTGVNPGTGTASLPEGASDSHGFTLGNSYNFNVVSGHRNGYATDCPGNQLYNALSTIRSYAAGPVGAVTVTGMSGGATKSGASYYTKGAATVSWSTATPSAVISGFDVLVDGKAVAHTAGSARSAAVSVATGSHTVQVRATHVRGATTLSGSATLVGDTTAPTFPTTPAVQTRTGTVSATAVPVTVTWKAADNAALAKVLATSPSSAAFGPTTTTWNTTAKPGTSDLFALKAYDAAGNTAGASVNRTPSIIQETSTTRTGAWTHRSSTSYLGGYSYSSSSAGASISWTFTGRSVAWIVSRASTSGQAYVYVDGTKVTTVDLKSSTTLYRQAIWTKTWSSSAKHTLKIVVVGTSGRPTVTTDGITTIG; this is encoded by the coding sequence ATGAGAACTGAACAGAGAGTACGGCGCGGCCGCCGTCGAGTCGGCCCGAAGAAGCGCACCTGGATCGCGCTGGGCGCGCTCGTCGCCGGTGCCGGCGTGACCGTGGCGACCGTCGCCATGGCCGGGTCGGCAGGCCACGGCGGAGCCTCTGCCGCGTCGGGACCGATCAAGACACATGTCCACTCGCTCTCCCTCACCGGGAGCAGCGCGTCGCTCAAGGCGCTGGGAGCCCGGTCCACGGCTCCCTTCAGCATGGTGGGTGTCACCTGGAACGGCGCGCACGCCACGCTGCGCGGCACGGTGGAGGTGCGGACCCGATCCGCCGTCAGCGGCCACTGGACGCCGTGGCTGAAGATGCAGCAGCCGGACGACGTCCCCGACGCCGCCGAACTGAACCGTCCCGGGGTGCGCGGCGGCATGTCCCCCATGTGGTCGGGGCCGTCGAACGGAATCCAGGTCCGCGCGAGCGGCACCGGCCGGACGACCGCACTGCCCGCCGGGCTGCGGGTGGACCTGGTCGACCCGGGCAAGCCCGCCACCGGCACGACGCAGGACTCCGGCATGGACCCGGCGGCGTACGCCATGGACGCGACGGCCACCGACACCGCGACCCCGACGGACAGCGCGGCACCGACCGACACCGCGGCGGACGCCTCCGGCACCCCGACCGCGACGGACTCCGCCGCGCCCACGGACACCGCCACCGCCACCGCCACGGACTCGGCATCGGCCACGCCGTCCACCGGGACCTCAGCCTCCGACTCCGCCTCCGCCTCCGCGTCCACCTCCGCCTCCGCACCCGCCTCGCCGAGTGCGTCGCCGAGCGCGTCGCCGACGTCCTGGCCGAGCCAGCTGCCGACCATGGACCAGGCGTACCCGTCCTGCCCGGCCTCCTCGGCAAGCCCCTCCCCGTCCTCGTCGCCGACCCCGCCCGACCCGATGCCGGCCGCGACCACCTCCACGGTGGCACCGCCCACCGTCGTCACCCGGGCCGGCTGGGGCGCGGACGAGTGCGCGCGGGAGTCCGGTTACCCGTCGTACGGCTCGGCGGTGAAGGTGATGTTCGTCCACCACACGGACACCACCAACAACTACTCCTGCGCCGACTCCCCGGCGATCGTGCGCGGCATCTACGCCGAGCACCTCAACCAGGGCTGGCGCGACCTCGGGTACAACTTCCTCGTCGACAAGTGCGGCACCATCTTCGAGGGCCGCTTCGGCGGGATGGCACTGCCGGTCGTGGGCGCCCAGACGTACGGGTTCAACACCAACAGCATGGGCGTCGCCGCCATCGGCACCTACACCGACCTCAGCGGCGGCGACTCCACCGCCAGCACCTTCCCCGGCGCCACCCCGAGCCAGGCCATGCTCGCCTCCATCGCCCGCATCGCGGCCTGGAAGTTCGGCATGACCGGCGTGAACCCGGGCACCGGCACCGCCTCCCTGCCCGAGGGCGCCTCCGACAGCCACGGCTTCACCCTGGGCAACAGCTACAACTTCAACGTCGTCTCCGGGCACCGCAACGGCTACGCCACCGACTGCCCCGGCAACCAGCTCTACAACGCCCTGAGCACCATCCGCTCCTACGCGGCCGGCCCGGTCGGCGCCGTCACCGTCACCGGCATGTCCGGCGGGGCGACCAAGTCCGGGGCGAGCTACTACACCAAGGGCGCGGCCACGGTGAGCTGGAGCACCGCCACACCGTCCGCCGTGATCTCCGGCTTCGACGTCCTGGTCGACGGCAAGGCCGTGGCACACACCGCCGGCTCCGCCCGCTCCGCCGCGGTCTCGGTCGCCACGGGCAGCCACACCGTCCAGGTCCGCGCCACCCACGTCCGCGGCGCCACCACACTGTCCGGTTCGGCCACCCTGGTCGGCGACACCACCGCGCCCACCTTCCCGACCACCCCGGCCGTGCAGACGCGCACCGGCACCGTGAGTGCGACGGCGGTCCCCGTCACCGTGACCTGGAAGGCCGCCGACAACGCGGCCCTCGCCAAGGTCCTGGCGACCTCGCCGTCCTCGGCCGCCTTCGGCCCGACCACGACCACCTGGAACACCACCGCGAAGCCCGGCACCTCGGACCTGTTCGCCCTCAAGGCGTACGACGCGGCCGGCAACACCGCGGGCGCCTCCGTCAACCGGACACCGTCGATCATCCAGGAGACCTCCACCACCCGCACCGGCGCCTGGACCCACCGCAGCAGCACCAGCTACCTGGGCGGCTACTCCTACAGCTCCTCCTCCGCCGGCGCCTCGATCAGCTGGACCTTCACCGGACGCTCGGTGGCCTGGATCGTCTCCCGCGCCTCCACCTCCGGCCAGGCGTACGTCTACGTCGACGGCACCAAGGTCACCACGGTGGACCTGAAGTCCTCCACCACCCTCTACCGCCAGGCGATCTGGACCAAGACCTGGTCCAGCTCCGCCAAACACACCCTGAAGATCGTCGTGGTCGGCACCTCCGGCCGCCCGACTGTGACCACCGACGGCATCACAACCATCGGCTGA